A genomic region of Micromonospora sp. NBC_01796 contains the following coding sequences:
- a CDS encoding TetR family transcriptional regulator has product MSSTKQRLLDGALAAIREHGIAGVSARTIAAAAGANQALIFYHFGSVDELLAAACRAATAERVAQYADRFATVASLRELLDVGRTLQVEERRLGNVSVLAQLLAGAQHDVRLAAPTAAALQLWVDEIESVLRRLLAGSPFAEVADIPGLARALCAAFVGLELYGGVDEAGAQQALGALEQLAVLVEVVDELGPVSRRALRSKISRAATRRN; this is encoded by the coding sequence ATGTCCAGCACGAAGCAGCGGCTGCTCGACGGGGCGCTGGCCGCCATCCGTGAACACGGGATCGCCGGTGTCTCGGCCCGGACCATCGCCGCCGCGGCCGGGGCGAACCAGGCGCTGATCTTCTACCACTTCGGCAGCGTCGACGAACTGCTCGCCGCGGCCTGCCGAGCCGCCACCGCCGAACGGGTCGCCCAGTACGCCGACCGCTTCGCCACCGTCGCGTCACTGCGCGAACTGCTCGACGTCGGTCGTACGTTGCAGGTCGAGGAACGCCGGCTGGGCAACGTGTCGGTGCTGGCCCAGTTGCTCGCCGGTGCGCAGCACGACGTACGCCTGGCCGCGCCGACCGCCGCCGCGTTGCAGCTCTGGGTGGACGAGATCGAGTCGGTGCTGCGCCGCCTGCTGGCCGGCTCCCCGTTCGCCGAGGTCGCGGACATCCCCGGACTGGCCCGTGCGCTCTGCGCCGCGTTTGTCGGGCTGGAACTCTACGGTGGCGTGGACGAGGCCGGGGCGCAGCAGGCGCTCGGTGCGCTGGAACAGCTCGCGGTGCTGGTCGAGGTGGTGGACGAGCTGGGACCGGTGTCCCGCCGCGCGCTTCGCTCGAAGATCAGCCGGGCGGCGACCAGGCGGAACTGA
- a CDS encoding alpha/beta hydrolase family protein, with product MYDRNAHHSGGARRGLAVVLAAAMVAWTFSPVSAWADSGSAELALPAPTGPLPVGRTTLHLVDRDRTDPWVPGEFRELMVSIWYPARGVRGPRARYVTEAESGLILAAREVTGEPADVLSATRTHALLDVPALSGGRLPLVVLSPGFALPRTSLTGLAEELASHGYVVAGIDHNYESVATTFPSGRITECLAGELDPDGPTVAGGRAADVSFVIDRLIEVAKSKKLAGTGPASPWWGGWLIDPSRIAVVGHSMGGAAAVRSMLADRRIRAGVNLDGAFQPTLDRELDRPVLIIGAAERGRPPGNPDWTESWSRLTGWKRWLGVDDMSHTSFTDFAPLEEQLGRRLQPLPARRCVEITRAYVTAFLDLHLRGGSPSILDGPTPGFSEVRLWHP from the coding sequence ATGTACGACCGGAATGCGCACCACAGTGGTGGGGCGAGACGCGGCCTGGCTGTGGTGTTGGCGGCGGCGATGGTGGCGTGGACGTTCTCTCCGGTGTCCGCCTGGGCGGACTCGGGATCGGCGGAACTGGCACTGCCGGCGCCGACCGGACCGCTCCCGGTCGGGCGGACCACCCTGCACCTGGTCGACCGGGACCGAACCGACCCGTGGGTGCCGGGCGAATTTCGTGAGCTGATGGTGTCGATCTGGTACCCGGCGAGGGGCGTACGGGGACCGCGGGCGCGGTATGTCACCGAGGCGGAATCCGGGCTGATCCTGGCCGCCCGAGAGGTGACCGGCGAGCCGGCGGACGTGCTGAGCGCCACCCGTACGCATGCCCTACTCGACGTTCCGGCGCTGTCCGGGGGGCGGCTGCCGCTGGTGGTGCTCTCGCCCGGCTTCGCGCTGCCGCGTACGTCGCTGACCGGACTGGCCGAGGAACTGGCCAGTCACGGGTACGTGGTGGCCGGTATCGATCACAACTACGAGTCGGTCGCCACCACCTTCCCGAGTGGTCGGATCACCGAATGCCTGGCCGGGGAACTCGATCCGGACGGGCCGACCGTGGCCGGTGGCCGGGCCGCCGACGTGTCGTTCGTGATCGACCGGCTGATCGAGGTCGCGAAGAGCAAGAAGCTGGCCGGGACCGGACCGGCTTCGCCCTGGTGGGGTGGTTGGCTCATCGACCCGTCCCGGATCGCGGTGGTCGGGCACTCCATGGGCGGGGCCGCCGCCGTCCGGTCGATGCTGGCCGACCGGCGGATCCGGGCCGGGGTCAACCTGGACGGGGCCTTCCAACCAACCCTTGATCGGGAACTCGACCGACCGGTTCTGATCATCGGTGCGGCGGAGCGCGGTCGGCCGCCGGGGAACCCGGACTGGACCGAAAGCTGGTCCCGGCTCACCGGCTGGAAACGCTGGCTCGGCGTGGACGACATGTCGCACACCTCGTTCACCGACTTCGCCCCGCTGGAGGAACAGCTCGGTCGTCGCCTCCAGCCGCTGCCGGCGCGGCGCTGCGTCGAGATCACCCGAGCGTACGTCACCGCCTTCCTCGACCTGCACCTACGAGGGGGGTCACCGTCGATACTCGACGGACCCACACCCGGATTTTCCGAGGTGCGGCTCTGGCACCCGTGA
- a CDS encoding DNA-3-methyladenine glycosylase — translation MIDRARTDLATLLAGPLVPAARGLLNCTLSAGGVTVRLTEVEAYAGTGGDAASHAHRGRTPRNSVMFGPAGYAYVYFTYGMYWCMNVVTGTEGEASAVLLRAGEVVDGLDLARSRRTAVRRDLDLARGPARLCAALGVDRAAYGLFLLDDGPVRLAPPAEPVPASAIAAGPRVGVTGAHDLPWRFWLAGDPTVSTYRRHVPRKP, via the coding sequence GTGATCGACCGCGCCCGTACCGACCTGGCGACGCTGCTGGCCGGGCCGTTGGTTCCGGCGGCGCGCGGGCTGCTGAACTGCACGCTCTCCGCCGGCGGCGTCACGGTCCGGCTCACCGAGGTCGAGGCGTACGCCGGGACCGGCGGGGACGCCGCCTCGCACGCGCACCGGGGCCGTACGCCCCGCAACTCGGTGATGTTCGGTCCGGCCGGGTACGCCTACGTCTACTTCACCTACGGCATGTACTGGTGCATGAACGTGGTGACCGGTACCGAGGGGGAGGCGTCGGCCGTACTCCTGCGGGCGGGTGAGGTGGTCGACGGGCTCGACCTGGCCCGGAGCCGGCGCACCGCCGTACGCCGAGATCTTGATCTTGCTCGTGGACCGGCCCGGCTCTGCGCGGCGCTCGGAGTCGACCGCGCGGCCTACGGGTTGTTCCTGCTCGACGACGGCCCGGTACGACTCGCGCCGCCCGCCGAACCCGTCCCGGCATCGGCGATCGCGGCCGGCCCACGGGTTGGGGTGACCGGAGCCCACGACCTGCCGTGGCGGTTCTGGCTGGCCGGCGACCCGACGGTGAGCACCTACCGCCGCCACGTCCCCCGCAAACCCTGA
- the argH gene encoding argininosuccinate lyase — MAGVDDKSLTENSAGTNRTSLWGGRFAGGPAEALARLSVSVQFDWRLAPYDLAGSRAHARVLAGAGLLDPDELGQILAALDDLEAACASGAFRPTVDDEDVHTALERGLLERLGSLGGKLRAGRSRNDQVATDLRLYLRDHARGVAARLVELADALTEQAGRHLDTPAPGMTHVQHAQPVAFGHWLLAHVQPLLRDLERLRDWDHRTAVSPLGAGALAGSGLPLDPVAVAKELGFRSSFANSMDAVADRDFVAEFLFITAMIGVHLSRLGEEVVLWTSQEFGWVELDDSFATGSSIMPQKKNADIAELARGKSGRLVGGLVAVLTMLKGLPLTYDRDMQEDKEPAFDAVDTLQLLLPALAGMISTMTVRVDRLAAAAPVGYSLATEVADWLVRRGVPFRDAHEVTGRLVALCVARDCALDEVSDSDLALVSEHLNPEVRSVLSVRSALAARTTPGSTGPGPVADQLAAATEQLDGWRRWAIEQVVPR, encoded by the coding sequence ATAGCGGGCGTGGACGACAAGAGCCTGACCGAGAACAGCGCCGGCACCAACCGCACCAGCCTGTGGGGCGGCCGGTTCGCCGGTGGCCCCGCCGAGGCACTGGCGCGCCTCTCGGTCAGCGTGCAGTTCGACTGGCGCCTCGCTCCGTACGACCTGGCCGGCTCCCGTGCCCACGCTCGGGTGCTGGCCGGGGCGGGACTGCTCGACCCCGACGAACTGGGGCAGATCCTCGCCGCCCTGGACGACCTGGAGGCCGCCTGCGCCTCCGGGGCGTTCCGGCCCACCGTCGACGACGAGGACGTGCACACCGCACTGGAGCGGGGGTTGCTGGAGCGGCTCGGCAGCCTCGGCGGCAAGCTCCGGGCGGGCCGGTCCCGCAACGACCAGGTCGCCACCGACCTGCGGCTCTACCTGCGCGACCACGCCCGTGGTGTGGCCGCCCGGCTGGTCGAGCTGGCCGACGCCCTGACCGAGCAGGCCGGACGACACCTGGACACGCCGGCACCCGGCATGACCCACGTGCAGCACGCCCAGCCGGTCGCCTTCGGGCACTGGCTGCTGGCGCACGTCCAGCCGCTGCTGCGTGACCTCGAACGGCTGCGCGACTGGGACCACCGCACGGCGGTGAGCCCGCTCGGTGCCGGCGCGCTGGCCGGCTCCGGCCTGCCGCTGGACCCGGTGGCGGTGGCCAAGGAACTGGGCTTCCGGTCCTCGTTCGCCAACTCCATGGACGCGGTCGCCGACCGGGACTTCGTCGCCGAGTTCCTCTTCATCACGGCGATGATCGGCGTGCACCTGTCCCGCCTCGGCGAGGAGGTCGTGCTCTGGACCTCCCAGGAGTTCGGCTGGGTGGAACTGGACGACTCCTTCGCCACCGGTTCGTCGATCATGCCGCAGAAGAAGAACGCGGACATCGCCGAGTTGGCCCGGGGCAAGTCGGGCCGGCTGGTCGGCGGTCTGGTGGCGGTGCTGACCATGCTCAAGGGTCTGCCGCTGACCTACGACCGCGACATGCAGGAGGACAAGGAGCCGGCGTTCGACGCGGTGGACACGTTGCAGCTCCTGCTGCCCGCCCTCGCCGGCATGATCTCCACCATGACGGTCCGGGTCGACCGGCTCGCCGCCGCCGCCCCGGTCGGCTACTCCCTCGCCACCGAGGTTGCCGACTGGCTGGTCCGCAGAGGCGTGCCGTTCCGTGACGCGCACGAGGTCACCGGTCGTCTGGTCGCCCTCTGCGTGGCTCGGGACTGCGCCCTGGACGAGGTCTCCGACTCCGATCTCGCCCTGGTCAGCGAGCACCTCAACCCCGAGGTCCGCAGCGTGCTGTCGGTCCGTTCGGCGCTGGCGGCCAGGACTACGCCCGGTTCGACCGGCCCCGGTCCGGTCGCCGACCAGCTCGCCGCCGCCACCGAGCAGCTCGACGGCTGGCGCCGATGGGCGATCGAGCAGGTCGTCCCGCGCTGA
- a CDS encoding argininosuccinate synthase, which produces MTERVVLAYSGGLDTSVAIPYLAEQTGAEVIAVAIDVGQGGEDMNAIRQRALDCGAAESEVVDGREEFAADFCLPALRANALYMDRYPLVSALSRPLIVRHLVEAAKKYGGTIVSHGCTGKGNDQVRFEVGIGALAPDLKVLAPARDFAWTRDKAIAYAEEKGLPIDVTHKSPYSIDQNLWGRAVETGFLEDIWNAPTEDVYAYTANPAEPRDPDEVVITFEAGVPVAIDGETVTPYQAILELNRRAGAQGVGRLDMVEDRLVGIKSREVYEAPGAIALIVAHQELENVTVERDVARFKKGVDQRWAELVYDGLWFSPLKRALDAFIDDTQQHVSGEVRLTLHGGRAVVTGRRSDASLYDFGMATYDTGDTFDQSLAKGFVQLWGLPSRLATARDTRLGGSAQ; this is translated from the coding sequence ATGACTGAGCGCGTTGTTTTGGCGTACTCCGGGGGACTCGACACCTCGGTTGCCATCCCTTACCTGGCCGAGCAGACCGGTGCCGAGGTGATCGCGGTGGCGATCGACGTGGGCCAGGGCGGCGAGGACATGAACGCGATCCGCCAGCGGGCCCTGGACTGCGGTGCGGCCGAGTCGGAGGTGGTCGACGGCCGCGAGGAGTTCGCCGCCGACTTCTGCCTGCCGGCGCTGCGGGCGAACGCGCTCTACATGGACCGTTACCCGCTGGTCTCGGCGCTCTCCCGGCCGCTGATCGTCCGGCACCTGGTCGAGGCGGCCAAGAAGTACGGCGGCACGATCGTCTCGCACGGCTGCACCGGCAAGGGCAACGACCAGGTCCGCTTCGAGGTCGGCATCGGTGCGCTCGCCCCCGACCTGAAGGTCCTCGCGCCGGCCCGTGACTTCGCCTGGACCCGGGACAAGGCGATCGCGTACGCCGAGGAGAAGGGGCTGCCGATCGACGTCACGCACAAGTCGCCGTACTCGATCGACCAGAACCTGTGGGGGCGCGCGGTCGAGACCGGGTTCCTCGAGGACATCTGGAACGCGCCGACCGAGGACGTCTACGCCTACACCGCCAACCCCGCCGAGCCCCGCGACCCGGACGAGGTCGTGATCACCTTCGAGGCCGGGGTCCCGGTGGCCATCGACGGCGAGACCGTGACGCCGTACCAGGCGATCCTGGAGCTGAACCGGCGGGCGGGCGCCCAGGGCGTCGGCCGCCTCGACATGGTCGAGGACCGGCTGGTCGGCATCAAGAGCCGCGAGGTGTACGAGGCACCGGGAGCCATCGCGCTGATCGTGGCCCACCAGGAGCTGGAGAACGTCACCGTCGAGCGCGACGTGGCCCGGTTCAAGAAGGGCGTCGACCAGCGTTGGGCCGAACTGGTCTACGACGGCCTCTGGTTCTCCCCGCTCAAGCGGGCACTGGACGCCTTCATCGACGACACCCAGCAGCACGTCTCCGGCGAGGTGCGGCTCACCCTGCACGGCGGCCGCGCGGTGGTCACCGGCCGGCGTTCCGACGCCAGCCTCTACGACTTCGGCATGGCCACCTACGACACCGGCGACACCTTCGACCAGTCGCTCGCCAAGGGCTTCGTGCAGCTCTGGGGCCTGCCCAGCCGCCTCGCCACCGCCCGGGACACCCGGTTGGGTGGCTCTGCACAGTGA
- the argF gene encoding ornithine carbamoyltransferase has product MIRHFQRDDDLSPAEQAEVLDLAATLKADRFGARPLAGPRAVAVLFDKPSLRTRISFDVGIAELGGHPIIVDTQATHFGRGESLADAGQVLSRYVSAIVLRTHGDARLAELASGATVPVVNALTDGFHPCQLLADLLTIRERCGGTAGRILTYVGDAANNMSHSYLLAGATAGMHVRVAGPPGYDPSPTVVSRAAEIAAWTGGSVQVLRDPHEAVDGADVVATDTWTSMGQEGDGRDRLTPFWPYQVNKALLAAAAPEAIVLHCLPAHRGEEITDEVLDGAQSAVFDQAENRLHAQKALLSWLVSAATGTGSAAPTAPASASAGNAPTARASAGARNAAS; this is encoded by the coding sequence GTGATCCGTCACTTCCAGCGCGACGACGACCTCAGCCCCGCGGAGCAGGCCGAGGTGCTCGACCTGGCCGCGACACTGAAGGCCGACCGGTTCGGCGCCCGGCCACTCGCCGGACCCCGTGCCGTCGCCGTGCTGTTCGACAAGCCGAGCCTGCGTACCCGGATCTCCTTCGACGTGGGCATCGCCGAACTCGGCGGGCACCCGATCATCGTGGACACCCAGGCCACCCACTTCGGCCGGGGCGAGTCGCTCGCCGACGCCGGGCAGGTGCTGTCCCGCTACGTCAGCGCCATCGTGCTGCGTACGCACGGCGACGCACGGCTGGCCGAGCTCGCCAGCGGGGCGACCGTGCCGGTGGTCAACGCGCTCACCGACGGGTTCCACCCCTGCCAGCTCCTGGCCGACCTGCTCACCATCCGGGAGCGGTGCGGTGGCACGGCCGGCCGGATCCTGACCTACGTCGGCGACGCGGCGAACAACATGTCGCACTCGTACCTGCTCGCCGGTGCCACCGCGGGCATGCACGTACGGGTCGCCGGTCCGCCCGGATACGACCCGTCCCCGACGGTGGTGAGCCGGGCCGCCGAGATCGCCGCCTGGACCGGTGGGTCGGTGCAGGTGCTCCGCGACCCGCACGAGGCGGTCGACGGCGCGGACGTTGTCGCCACCGACACCTGGACCTCGATGGGGCAGGAGGGCGACGGTCGGGACCGGCTCACCCCGTTCTGGCCCTACCAGGTCAACAAGGCGCTGCTCGCCGCCGCCGCGCCGGAGGCGATCGTGCTGCACTGCCTGCCTGCACACCGCGGTGAGGAGATCACCGACGAGGTGCTCGACGGCGCGCAGAGCGCGGTCTTCGACCAGGCCGAGAACCGGCTGCACGCACAGAAGGCGCTGCTCTCCTGGCTGGTGAGCGCCGCGACCGGAACCGGTTCGGCGGCACCGACCGCGCCGGCCTCGGCGAGCGCCGGGAACGCGCCGACCGCGCGGGCCTCGGCGGGCGCACGGAACGCGGCGTCATGA
- a CDS encoding acetylornithine transaminase — MTSLVDRWSQSMMDNYGTPSLALVRGNGAVVVDEAGREYVDLLGGIAVNALGHAHPAVVAAVSKQVATLGHVSNLFVAEPPVALAELLLALAGRQGRVYFANSGTEANEAVFKLSRRTGRTHVVSTVGGFHGRTMGALALTGQPTKADPFRPLPGDVTHVPYGDVAALEAAVTDDTAMVILEPIQGESGVVVPPAGYLTAARRITSAHGALLVLDEVQTGIGRTGHWFAHQAEGVEPDVITLAKGLGGGLPIGALIAFGAAADLLGPGTHASTFGGNPISCAAALAVVSTIANEGLLDHVKRTGERIRRGVEALGHPLVAEVRGAGLLLGLVLNAPAAPALAGVLRDVGFLTNPVQPNVIRLAPPLILTAEQVDAFLAALPAALDAVTLPTEALDGPVAADASVTPAVTS, encoded by the coding sequence ATGACGTCACTGGTCGACCGCTGGTCGCAGTCCATGATGGACAACTACGGCACCCCGTCCCTGGCGCTCGTCCGCGGCAACGGCGCGGTGGTCGTCGACGAGGCGGGCCGCGAGTACGTCGACCTGCTCGGCGGGATCGCCGTCAACGCCCTCGGCCACGCCCACCCGGCCGTGGTCGCCGCGGTATCGAAGCAGGTCGCCACGCTCGGCCACGTCTCCAACCTCTTCGTCGCCGAACCGCCGGTGGCGCTGGCCGAGCTGCTGCTCGCCCTCGCCGGTCGGCAGGGGCGGGTCTACTTCGCCAACTCCGGCACGGAGGCGAACGAGGCCGTCTTCAAGCTGTCCCGCCGGACCGGCCGTACCCACGTGGTCTCCACGGTCGGCGGGTTCCACGGCCGGACCATGGGGGCGCTGGCGCTGACCGGGCAGCCGACCAAGGCCGACCCGTTCCGTCCGCTGCCAGGCGACGTCACCCACGTCCCGTACGGCGACGTGGCCGCGCTCGAGGCCGCCGTCACCGACGACACGGCCATGGTGATCCTCGAGCCGATCCAGGGCGAGAGCGGCGTGGTTGTCCCCCCGGCGGGTTACCTGACCGCGGCGCGGCGGATCACCTCGGCGCACGGGGCGCTGCTGGTCCTCGACGAGGTGCAGACCGGCATCGGCCGGACCGGACACTGGTTCGCCCACCAGGCCGAGGGCGTCGAGCCGGACGTGATCACCCTGGCCAAGGGGCTCGGCGGTGGGCTGCCGATCGGTGCCCTGATCGCCTTCGGCGCGGCCGCCGACCTGCTCGGTCCGGGCACCCACGCCAGCACCTTCGGCGGCAACCCGATCAGCTGCGCCGCCGCCCTCGCGGTTGTCTCGACCATCGCCAACGAGGGGCTGCTCGACCACGTCAAACGGACCGGTGAGCGGATCCGGCGCGGCGTCGAGGCACTCGGGCACCCGCTGGTGGCCGAGGTCCGCGGCGCCGGCCTGCTGCTCGGCCTGGTGCTGAACGCCCCGGCCGCCCCGGCGCTCGCCGGTGTGCTGCGCGACGTCGGTTTCCTCACCAACCCGGTGCAACCGAACGTCATCCGGCTCGCCCCGCCGCTGATCCTCACCGCCGAGCAGGTCGACGCGTTCCTCGCCGCCCTACCGGCCGCGCTCGACGCCGTCACCCTGCCGACCGAAGCGTTGGACGGTCCGGTGGCCGCCGACGCGTCAGTCACCCCGGCGGTGACCTCGTGA
- the argB gene encoding acetylglutamate kinase gives MTVDTSAAGNGGSATGGALSRDLSQAQVKAAALIEALPWLARFSGATVVIKYGGNAMVNPELQRAFAADMVFLRYAGLRPVVVHGGGPQISSMLGRLGIVSEFKGGLRVTTPEAMDVVRMVLVGQVGRELVGLINEHGPFAVGLSGEDARLFTAVRRPAYVDGEAVDIGQVGDVDAVNVDALTDILTAGRIPVISTVAPDIDGVLHNLNADTAAAALAVALHARKLVVLTDVPGLYANWPDTSSLISALTADELDELLPSLESGMVPKMEACLRAVRGGVPAAHVVDGRVAHSTLLEVFTSEGFGTMVSSS, from the coding sequence ATGACGGTCGACACCTCCGCGGCGGGCAACGGCGGCTCGGCGACCGGCGGCGCGCTCTCCCGCGACCTGAGTCAGGCGCAGGTCAAGGCCGCCGCCCTGATCGAGGCACTGCCCTGGCTGGCCCGCTTCTCCGGCGCCACCGTCGTGATCAAGTACGGCGGCAACGCGATGGTCAACCCCGAGTTGCAGCGGGCGTTCGCCGCCGACATGGTGTTCCTGCGGTACGCCGGACTGCGCCCGGTCGTGGTGCACGGGGGTGGCCCGCAGATCTCGTCGATGCTGGGCCGGCTCGGCATCGTCAGTGAGTTCAAGGGCGGGCTGCGGGTCACCACACCCGAGGCGATGGACGTCGTCCGGATGGTGCTGGTCGGTCAGGTCGGGCGGGAACTGGTCGGGCTGATCAACGAGCACGGCCCGTTCGCGGTCGGCCTCTCCGGCGAGGACGCCCGGCTGTTCACCGCCGTCCGCCGTCCGGCCTACGTGGACGGCGAGGCGGTCGACATCGGCCAGGTCGGTGACGTCGACGCGGTCAACGTCGACGCGCTGACCGACATCCTGACCGCCGGCCGGATCCCGGTCATCTCCACCGTGGCGCCCGACATCGACGGCGTACTGCACAACCTCAACGCCGACACCGCCGCCGCCGCACTGGCGGTGGCCCTGCACGCACGCAAACTCGTCGTCCTCACCGACGTGCCCGGGCTGTACGCGAACTGGCCGGACACCTCCAGCCTGATCTCCGCACTCACCGCCGACGAGCTGGACGAACTGCTCCCCAGCCTGGAGTCCGGCATGGTGCCGAAGATGGAGGCGTGCCTGCGCGCGGTGCGCGGCGGCGTCCCGGCGGCGCACGTGGTCGACGGCCGGGTGGCGCACTCGACCCTGCTGGAAGTCTTCACCTCGGAAGGATTCGGAACCATGGTGAGCTCGTCATGA
- the argJ gene encoding bifunctional glutamate N-acetyltransferase/amino-acid acetyltransferase ArgJ → MSVTAPRGFRAAGVAAGLKSTGQSDVALVVNDGPDATAAGVFTTNRVKAAPVLWTEQIIRGGVVRAVVLNSGGANACTGSPGFQDTHATAEQTAASLTGSNARLILGAGEVAVCSTGLIGERLPMEKLLPGVRAAVRGLARDGGLAAAEAIMTTDTRSKTTIVPGTGWTVGGMAKGAGMLAPGMATMLCVLTTDAVAGSEALDTALRAACRVTFDRVDSDGCMSTNDTVLLLASGASGIEPTQAELTAAVTSACHDLAQQLIADAEGATKQIAIDVTAAASEDDAVEVGRSVARNNLVKTALFGNDPNWGRILAAVGTTGATFEPDRIDVAVNGVWVCRSGAAAEDRAKVDLAARDVTIQVRLNAGAEGATIWTNDLSHAYVHENSAYSS, encoded by the coding sequence ATGAGCGTGACCGCACCCCGGGGTTTCCGGGCGGCCGGCGTCGCCGCCGGACTCAAGAGCACCGGCCAGTCCGACGTCGCGCTGGTTGTCAACGACGGGCCCGACGCGACCGCGGCCGGTGTGTTCACCACCAACCGGGTCAAGGCCGCGCCGGTGCTCTGGACCGAGCAGATCATCCGTGGCGGGGTGGTCCGCGCGGTGGTGCTCAACTCCGGCGGCGCCAACGCCTGCACCGGGTCACCCGGTTTCCAGGACACCCACGCCACCGCCGAACAGACCGCGGCCAGCCTGACCGGGTCCAACGCCCGCCTCATCCTGGGCGCCGGTGAGGTGGCGGTCTGCTCGACCGGCCTGATCGGCGAGCGGCTGCCGATGGAGAAGTTGCTGCCCGGCGTCCGGGCCGCGGTGCGCGGACTGGCCCGTGACGGTGGCCTGGCCGCTGCCGAGGCGATCATGACCACCGACACCCGGTCGAAGACGACGATCGTGCCCGGCACCGGCTGGACCGTCGGCGGGATGGCCAAGGGCGCCGGCATGCTGGCCCCCGGGATGGCGACCATGCTCTGCGTGCTCACCACCGACGCGGTGGCCGGCTCGGAGGCGCTCGACACCGCGCTGCGGGCCGCCTGCCGGGTGACCTTCGACCGGGTCGACTCCGACGGCTGCATGTCGACCAACGACACCGTGCTGCTGCTGGCCAGCGGGGCGTCCGGGATCGAGCCGACCCAGGCGGAGCTGACCGCCGCGGTGACCTCCGCCTGCCACGACCTGGCCCAGCAGCTCATCGCCGACGCGGAGGGCGCGACCAAGCAGATCGCGATCGACGTGACCGCCGCGGCGTCCGAGGACGACGCGGTCGAGGTCGGCCGGTCGGTGGCCCGGAACAACCTGGTCAAGACCGCCCTGTTCGGCAACGACCCCAACTGGGGGCGCATCCTGGCCGCGGTGGGCACCACCGGCGCCACCTTCGAGCCGGACAGGATCGACGTCGCGGTCAATGGCGTCTGGGTGTGCCGTTCCGGGGCCGCCGCCGAGGACCGGGCCAAGGTTGACCTGGCCGCCCGCGACGTGACCATCCAGGTCCGGCTCAACGCCGGTGCCGAGGGCGCCACGATCTGGACCAACGATCTGTCGCACGCCTACGTGCACGAGAACTCGGCGTACTCGTCATGA
- the argC gene encoding N-acetyl-gamma-glutamyl-phosphate reductase: MGIRVAVAGASGYAGGELLRLIAGHPEFDLVAATAHSQAGTPVSAVHPHLVGLDLVLGRTDPDTLADADLVFLALPHGESAAVAAALPETVKVVDLGADHRLRDGAAWHRYYGGSHAGWWTYGLPELPGQRSAIAASNRVAATGCYAVSISLALAPLVAAGAVAARDVVVVAASGTSGAGRSAKVNLLGSEVMGDLTPYKVGAHQHVPEIKQATGATSLSFTPVLAPMPRGILATVTALPVGAGATDPRAVLAEAYADSPFVHVLPEGTWPHTAATYGSNSCHLQATVDVDSGRVIVVSAIDNLGKGASGQAVQCANLMLGLPETAGLPVYGVAP, from the coding sequence ATGGGTATCCGAGTTGCGGTCGCCGGGGCCAGTGGATATGCGGGTGGTGAGCTGCTGCGCCTGATCGCCGGGCACCCCGAGTTCGATCTCGTCGCCGCCACCGCGCACAGCCAGGCGGGCACGCCCGTGTCGGCCGTGCACCCGCACCTGGTCGGGCTGGACCTGGTCCTCGGCCGGACCGACCCGGACACCCTCGCCGACGCGGACCTGGTCTTCCTGGCCCTGCCGCACGGTGAGTCGGCCGCCGTGGCCGCGGCCCTGCCGGAGACGGTCAAGGTGGTCGACCTCGGCGCCGACCACCGGCTGCGCGACGGTGCCGCCTGGCACCGCTACTACGGCGGCAGCCACGCCGGTTGGTGGACCTACGGTCTGCCCGAGCTGCCCGGCCAGCGCTCCGCGATCGCGGCCTCGAACCGGGTCGCGGCCACCGGTTGCTACGCGGTGTCGATCTCCCTCGCGCTCGCACCGCTGGTCGCCGCCGGTGCGGTCGCCGCCCGGGACGTCGTGGTGGTGGCCGCGTCCGGCACCTCCGGCGCGGGCCGGTCGGCGAAGGTCAACCTGCTCGGCAGCGAGGTGATGGGCGACCTGACGCCATACAAGGTCGGGGCACACCAGCACGTGCCGGAGATCAAGCAGGCGACCGGGGCGACCAGCCTCTCCTTCACTCCGGTGCTGGCGCCGATGCCGCGCGGGATCCTCGCCACCGTCACCGCGTTGCCGGTGGGCGCCGGTGCGACCGATCCCCGTGCGGTGCTCGCCGAGGCGTACGCGGACTCGCCGTTCGTACACGTCCTGCCCGAGGGCACCTGGCCGCACACCGCCGCCACCTACGGCTCCAACTCGTGCCACCTGCAGGCGACCGTCGACGTCGACTCCGGCCGGGTGATCGTGGTGAGCGCGATCGACAACCTGGGCAAGGGCGCGTCCGGCCAGGCCGTGCAGTGCGCCAACCTGATGCTCGGCCTGCCGGAGACCGCCGGCCTGCCGGTCTACGGGGTGGCGCCGTGA